Proteins from a single region of Halorubrum sp. 2020YC2:
- a CDS encoding succinylglutamate desuccinylase/aspartoacylase family protein has translation MEIHDLGDGEPEVAVVGAIHGDEPCGARAVERLLDADLDPERPVRLVVANEAALDAGERYLDADLNRAFPGNPDAEAHEVRLAADLTDALEGCTTLAIHSTQSYAEPFAVIDSMDEVTRAVAPHLPVDAVIQTDAFTEGRLIEHPHTLEVEAGLQGSEGAADNAYWLARAFLAATGAISAPGADDVLDAGGREDVSVFRLRERIPKPDAEAYEVFARNFERVESGERFAAADGEALLADESFYPVLLSPNGYRDQFGYVADRVGTLE, from the coding sequence ATGGAGATTCACGACCTGGGCGACGGAGAGCCGGAGGTCGCCGTCGTCGGCGCGATCCACGGCGACGAGCCCTGCGGCGCCCGCGCCGTCGAGCGCCTGCTCGACGCCGACCTCGACCCCGAGCGGCCGGTGCGGCTGGTCGTCGCCAACGAGGCGGCGCTCGACGCCGGCGAGCGCTACCTCGACGCCGACCTCAACCGCGCGTTCCCGGGCAACCCCGACGCGGAGGCCCACGAGGTGCGGCTCGCGGCCGACCTGACCGACGCGTTAGAGGGGTGTACGACCCTCGCGATCCACTCGACGCAGTCGTACGCCGAGCCGTTCGCCGTCATCGACTCGATGGACGAGGTGACCCGCGCGGTCGCGCCGCACCTCCCGGTCGACGCCGTGATCCAGACGGACGCGTTCACCGAGGGCCGGCTCATCGAACACCCGCACACCCTCGAGGTGGAGGCCGGGCTTCAGGGCTCGGAGGGCGCGGCCGACAACGCCTACTGGCTCGCCCGCGCGTTCCTCGCCGCGACCGGGGCCATCTCCGCGCCCGGCGCCGACGACGTGCTGGACGCCGGCGGCCGCGAGGACGTCTCGGTGTTCCGGCTCCGCGAGCGGATCCCGAAGCCCGACGCGGAGGCGTACGAGGTGTTCGCGCGCAACTTCGAGCGCGTGGAGTCGGGCGAGCGGTTCGCGGCCGCCGACGGCGAGGCGCTGCTGGCCGACGAGTCGTTCTATCCCGTGTTGCTCTCTCCGAACGGCTACCGCGACCAGTTCGGCTACGTGGCCGACCGCGTCGGCACGCTGGAGTAG
- a CDS encoding cupin domain-containing protein has product MSDADRPEPVVKRGDEVSNEPVEAADGLSKGVLLDESDGAPNFAMRRFELAPGAEVPRHTNAVEHEQYVLAGEYVVGIGEEEHAVSPGDALLIPSGVEHWYRNEGDEPGAFICAVPNGDDSIELVE; this is encoded by the coding sequence ATGAGCGACGCAGACCGCCCCGAGCCGGTCGTGAAACGCGGCGACGAGGTCTCCAACGAGCCGGTTGAGGCCGCCGACGGGCTCTCGAAGGGCGTCCTCCTCGACGAGTCCGACGGCGCCCCGAACTTCGCGATGCGTCGGTTCGAACTCGCGCCGGGCGCCGAGGTCCCGCGCCACACCAACGCGGTCGAACACGAGCAGTACGTCCTCGCCGGCGAGTACGTCGTCGGGATCGGTGAGGAGGAACACGCCGTCTCGCCCGGCGACGCCCTCCTGATCCCCTCGGGCGTCGAACACTGGTACCGCAACGAGGGCGACGAGCCCGGCGCGTTCATCTGCGCGGTACCGAACGGGGACGACAGTATCGAACTCGTCGAGTAA
- a CDS encoding CBS domain-containing protein, whose product MRGIKIGSAFGIPIRLNWTFLLVLPLFAYLIGGEVGTIAGVMNEVAGLGIDTAAVAAGNTPWILGLAAAVGLFVGVLLHEFGHSLVAMRYGYEIESITLWLLGGLASFTEFPEDWKHEFWIAIAGPLVSVAVGVACYGVVLVGAGGSNAVLFVFGYLALLNVVLAVFNMLPAFPMDGGRVLRALLARNQPHAQATQRAAAVGKVFAFLMGVIGLFTFQLLLIVLAFFIYIAASGEAQQTTLKAAFEGVTVTDIMTRREDLHTVTEDASVADLMSRMFEERHTGYPVLDGDELVGMVTLEDARSVKEVERDAYRVEDVMATDLVAADPSADALTALQTMQEHGVGRLPVVDAEGELVGLISRSDLMTAFNIIQTGGTPGVVSGRRQEPGDEPGIL is encoded by the coding sequence ATGCGTGGAATCAAGATCGGGAGCGCGTTCGGGATTCCGATCAGGCTCAACTGGACGTTTCTGCTCGTCTTACCGCTGTTCGCGTACCTCATCGGCGGCGAGGTCGGCACCATCGCCGGAGTGATGAACGAGGTCGCCGGGCTCGGGATCGACACCGCCGCGGTCGCGGCCGGCAACACCCCGTGGATCCTCGGGCTGGCGGCCGCGGTCGGGCTGTTCGTCGGCGTCCTGCTCCACGAGTTCGGCCACTCGCTGGTCGCGATGCGGTACGGCTACGAGATAGAGTCGATCACGCTGTGGCTGCTCGGCGGGCTCGCCAGCTTCACCGAGTTCCCCGAGGACTGGAAACACGAGTTCTGGATCGCGATCGCCGGCCCGCTCGTCAGCGTCGCGGTCGGCGTCGCCTGCTACGGGGTCGTCCTCGTCGGGGCGGGCGGCTCGAACGCCGTCCTCTTCGTGTTCGGCTACCTCGCGCTGCTGAACGTCGTCCTCGCCGTGTTCAACATGCTCCCCGCGTTCCCGATGGACGGCGGCCGGGTCCTCCGGGCGCTGCTCGCGCGGAACCAGCCGCACGCGCAGGCGACCCAGCGGGCCGCCGCCGTGGGGAAGGTGTTCGCGTTCCTGATGGGGGTCATCGGCCTGTTCACCTTCCAACTGCTGCTCATCGTGCTGGCCTTCTTCATCTACATCGCCGCCTCGGGCGAGGCCCAGCAGACGACCCTGAAGGCCGCCTTCGAGGGCGTCACCGTCACGGACATCATGACGCGCCGCGAGGACCTCCACACCGTGACCGAGGACGCCTCCGTGGCCGACCTGATGAGCCGGATGTTCGAGGAGCGCCACACGGGGTACCCCGTCCTCGACGGCGATGAACTCGTCGGGATGGTGACGCTGGAGGACGCCCGGTCGGTCAAAGAGGTGGAGCGCGACGCCTACCGCGTCGAGGACGTGATGGCGACGGACCTCGTCGCCGCCGACCCGAGCGCCGACGCCCTGACCGCGCTCCAGACGATGCAGGAACACGGGGTCGGGCGCCTTCCGGTGGTCGACGCCGAGGGCGAACTCGTCGGGCTCATCTCGCGGTCCGACCTGATGACCGCGTTCAACATCATCCAGACCGGCGGCACCCCGGGCGTCGTCAGCGGCCGGCGGCAGGAGCCGGGCGACGAGCCCGGGATCCTCTAG
- a CDS encoding DUF460 domain-containing protein, which produces MTTRTIRARDRPVFGVDVHSGDVRGDSPSYALVILDPVDEDDPDAPDADGPMARVTRDVVSFRKLCRLIDDREPLYVATDNAYELAADKGELVGFLRSLPDGTRLVQVTGAERPEPLSRVASRHGIPYGKKPMKEAEASARLAAANVGHEVTAFTDETTVKVSRGRSTGKGGWSQDRYTRRIHGNVRKRTRQVQSKLKEANLPFERDVTEKYGGYANATFTVAARPEDIPVSNSRAGDVRVEVERERRDGIEYEPLVKRRDRVIVGIDPGTTTAAAVIGLDGTVHALYSSRTGDTAEVTEWIVEQGRPIIVAADVEPMPETVEKFRRSFDAAGWQPTTDLPVDEKLHRTREAGYDNDHERDALAAALYAFDDHEDQFERIAAKTPPRLDRGAVIAGVVAGDSSVEAVIEDLSEDDDGGGDGEGDEAESDPTEPERTEEEETIHRLRERVDRLESHAESLEADLDERDDRIAELEGELEEAKREERIEARTRRAVSRLERETDRLERERDEARERVEDLERKVETLKELWRLDHSNFGDVAEGQGLVSVKVVEQFTLDALDAADEAYGLVAGDVVYLRDASGAGRRTAERLAETDPRAVVRGEGNLSDVADEVLFERSVPVVPADAVPVREVDELAVASEEDLAAAVDDWEERAEERRRDEKAERIDRIISEHRAGRTLPETEK; this is translated from the coding sequence GTGACAACCCGGACCATCCGCGCCCGCGACCGGCCGGTGTTCGGCGTCGACGTCCACAGCGGCGACGTCCGCGGCGACAGCCCCTCCTACGCGCTCGTCATCCTGGACCCGGTCGACGAGGACGACCCGGACGCGCCGGACGCCGACGGCCCGATGGCTCGGGTCACCCGCGACGTGGTCTCCTTCCGGAAGCTCTGCCGGCTGATCGACGACCGGGAGCCCCTCTACGTCGCCACCGACAACGCCTACGAGCTGGCGGCCGACAAAGGGGAGCTGGTGGGGTTCCTCCGGTCGCTCCCGGACGGCACCAGACTCGTCCAAGTGACCGGCGCGGAGCGCCCGGAGCCGCTCTCGCGGGTCGCCTCCAGACACGGCATTCCGTACGGGAAGAAGCCGATGAAGGAGGCGGAGGCGTCGGCCCGGCTCGCCGCGGCCAACGTCGGCCACGAGGTGACCGCGTTCACCGACGAGACGACGGTGAAGGTGTCCCGCGGCCGCTCGACCGGTAAGGGCGGGTGGAGTCAGGACCGGTACACCCGGCGGATCCACGGCAACGTCCGGAAGCGGACGCGACAGGTCCAGTCGAAGCTGAAGGAGGCGAACCTACCCTTCGAGCGCGACGTGACCGAGAAATACGGCGGCTACGCGAACGCGACGTTCACGGTCGCGGCGCGCCCGGAGGACATCCCCGTCTCGAACTCGCGGGCGGGCGACGTGCGCGTCGAGGTCGAGCGCGAGCGGCGCGACGGCATCGAGTACGAGCCGCTGGTGAAGCGGCGCGACCGCGTCATCGTCGGGATCGACCCCGGCACCACCACCGCGGCCGCCGTGATCGGACTCGACGGCACCGTCCACGCGCTCTACTCCTCGCGGACCGGCGACACCGCCGAGGTGACCGAGTGGATCGTCGAGCAGGGCCGCCCGATCATCGTCGCCGCCGACGTGGAGCCGATGCCGGAGACGGTCGAGAAGTTCCGGCGCTCGTTCGACGCCGCGGGATGGCAGCCCACGACGGACCTCCCGGTCGACGAGAAGCTCCACCGCACCCGCGAGGCGGGCTACGACAACGACCACGAACGCGACGCGCTGGCGGCCGCGCTGTACGCCTTCGACGACCACGAGGACCAGTTCGAGCGGATCGCGGCGAAGACGCCCCCCCGGCTCGATCGCGGAGCGGTGATCGCCGGCGTCGTCGCGGGCGACTCGTCGGTCGAGGCCGTCATCGAGGACCTGAGCGAGGACGACGACGGCGGGGGAGACGGCGAGGGCGACGAGGCCGAGAGCGATCCCACGGAGCCGGAGCGCACGGAGGAGGAGGAGACGATCCACCGGCTCCGCGAGCGCGTCGACCGACTTGAGTCGCACGCCGAGTCGCTCGAAGCCGACCTCGACGAGCGCGACGACCGGATCGCGGAGCTCGAAGGGGAGCTGGAGGAGGCGAAACGCGAGGAGCGGATCGAGGCGCGCACGCGACGGGCGGTCTCGCGGCTGGAGCGCGAGACGGACCGGCTGGAGCGCGAGCGCGACGAGGCCCGCGAGCGCGTCGAGGACCTCGAACGGAAGGTGGAGACGCTGAAGGAGCTGTGGCGGCTCGACCACTCGAACTTCGGTGACGTCGCGGAGGGGCAGGGGCTGGTGAGCGTGAAGGTCGTCGAGCAGTTCACGCTCGACGCGCTCGACGCCGCCGACGAGGCGTACGGGCTCGTCGCCGGCGACGTGGTGTACCTGCGGGACGCTTCGGGGGCCGGGCGACGGACCGCCGAGCGGCTCGCGGAGACGGATCCGCGGGCGGTGGTCCGCGGCGAGGGGAACCTCTCGGACGTGGCCGACGAGGTGCTGTTCGAGCGCTCGGTGCCGGTGGTTCCCGCCGACGCGGTGCCGGTCCGGGAGGTGGACGAACTGGCGGTCGCGAGCGAGGAGGACCTCGCCGCCGCCGTCGACGACTGGGAGGAGCGCGCCGAGGAACGCCGGCGCGACGAGAAGGCCGAGCGGATCGACCGGATCATCTCCGAACACCGGGCGGGGCGGACGCTGCCCGAGACGGAGAAGTGA
- a CDS encoding tyrosine--tRNA ligase has product MDAHELITRNAAEVVTEAEIEALADDPEGKRAYVGYEPSGVLHIGHMLTANKLIDLQEAGFEVTVLLADVHAYLNDKGSFEEIRHTAERMRDQFIAYGLDESNTQFVLGSDFQLDDDYTLDLHALELETTLARAERAMAEISSGDSVKVSQAVYPLMQALDIPYLGVDLAVGGMEQRKVHMLARDVLPSIDRGPPTSLHTPLIADLGTGRGKMSSSEGVTISMEDSREDIESKVNDAYCPPTADPEPTDDGAERDNPVLQVFEYHVFPRFDAVTVERPEEYGGNLEYDAYDDLEADLESGELHPADAKGALAEYLDRLIAPGRQQLAE; this is encoded by the coding sequence ATGGACGCTCACGAGCTGATCACCCGGAACGCGGCCGAGGTGGTCACCGAGGCGGAGATCGAGGCGCTGGCCGACGACCCCGAAGGCAAGCGGGCGTACGTCGGCTACGAGCCCTCGGGCGTGCTCCACATCGGTCACATGCTCACCGCGAACAAGCTCATCGACCTCCAGGAGGCCGGCTTCGAGGTGACCGTCCTCTTGGCCGACGTACACGCCTACCTCAACGACAAGGGGTCGTTCGAGGAGATCCGCCACACCGCGGAGCGCATGCGCGATCAGTTCATCGCCTACGGGCTCGACGAGTCGAACACCCAGTTCGTGCTCGGCTCGGACTTCCAGCTGGACGACGACTACACCCTCGATCTGCACGCCCTAGAGCTGGAGACCACGCTCGCGCGGGCCGAGCGCGCGATGGCCGAGATCAGCTCGGGCGACTCGGTGAAGGTGTCGCAGGCCGTCTACCCGCTGATGCAGGCGCTCGACATCCCGTACCTCGGCGTCGACCTCGCGGTCGGCGGGATGGAGCAGCGGAAGGTCCACATGCTCGCGCGCGACGTGCTGCCGAGCATCGACCGCGGGCCGCCGACGAGCCTCCACACGCCGCTGATCGCGGATCTGGGCACCGGCCGCGGGAAGATGTCCTCCAGCGAGGGGGTCACCATCTCGATGGAGGACTCCCGCGAGGACATCGAGTCGAAGGTGAACGACGCCTACTGCCCGCCGACGGCCGACCCCGAGCCGACCGACGACGGCGCCGAGCGCGACAACCCCGTCCTTCAGGTGTTCGAGTACCACGTGTTCCCGCGGTTCGACGCGGTGACCGTCGAGCGGCCCGAGGAGTACGGCGGGAACTTAGAGTACGACGCCTACGACGACTTGGAGGCCGACTTGGAGTCCGGCGAGCTCCACCCCGCGGACGCGAAGGGCGCGCTCGCGGAGTACCTCGACCGCCTCATCGCGCCGGGGCGCCAGCAGCTCGCCGAGTAG
- a CDS encoding topoisomerase DNA-binding C4 zinc finger domain-containing protein, with translation MPQRLRVLAGDCVVTDRGDRTRTHRGRVVVLIKPDDTTLVHDADGYQPVAWLTRPESVVVEGDGDGFTVTARDGSRRLRVVAEEATACRALPVTEAGVPVGTCPDDGGPLVRSRGDAVCLDCETRWGLPAGASVTDATCDDCGLPKIRVERGEPFHLCLDPACDPMEEAVSDRFDRAWDCPDCGGDLRVRSAPGRVYLGCENHPDCETTFSFPAGVAVDECDCGLPVFETAAGLGCLDGTCPVDGHAANTKANSE, from the coding sequence ATGCCGCAACGACTCCGCGTGCTCGCCGGCGACTGCGTAGTGACCGACCGCGGCGACCGCACCCGCACCCACCGCGGGCGCGTCGTCGTCCTGATCAAACCCGACGACACGACGCTCGTTCACGACGCCGACGGCTACCAGCCCGTCGCGTGGCTCACCCGGCCCGAGAGCGTGGTCGTCGAGGGCGACGGCGACGGGTTCACCGTCACCGCCCGCGACGGCTCCCGGCGGCTCCGGGTCGTGGCGGAGGAGGCGACCGCCTGCCGGGCGCTCCCCGTCACCGAGGCGGGCGTCCCGGTCGGCACCTGCCCGGACGACGGCGGACCGCTCGTGCGCTCGCGCGGCGACGCGGTCTGTCTCGACTGCGAGACGCGCTGGGGGCTGCCGGCCGGCGCAAGCGTGACGGACGCGACCTGCGACGACTGCGGGCTGCCGAAGATCCGCGTCGAGCGCGGCGAGCCGTTTCACCTCTGTCTCGACCCCGCGTGCGACCCGATGGAAGAGGCTGTCAGCGACCGGTTCGACCGGGCGTGGGACTGCCCCGACTGCGGGGGCGACCTCCGCGTCCGCTCGGCGCCCGGCCGGGTCTACCTCGGCTGCGAGAACCACCCCGACTGCGAGACGACCTTCTCGTTCCCGGCGGGCGTCGCCGTCGACGAGTGCGACTGCGGCCTCCCCGTCTTCGAGACGGCGGCCGGGCTGGGCTGTCTGGACGGGACCTGCCCGGTCGACGGGCACGCGGCGAATACAAAGGCGAACTCCGAGTAA
- a CDS encoding DEAD/DEAH box helicase has product MKVADAVPEFADAFGFDEFNRMQREALPGVLETDHNVVASAPTASGKTALAELAICKTLAAGGTALFIAPLRALTNEKESEWERFEELGYSVYVVSGERDLNPRRAERADVLVTTPEKADSATRKHDSARYSFITDVDCVVIDEVHLLDSEKRGAVLEVTVSRLRRLQDPRVVALSATMPNVDDVAEWLDAPAETTYAFGDEYRPVELETGVKTYSHGSNAFADKYRRLYRALDLAEPHVREDGQALVFVSSRQDTVQAAKKARDEITERDIPIDSRDDYGFHNEAKELTNDTLRQSVTDGVGFHHAGLGKDDRDRVEEWFKQGKIKFLFSTSTLAWGVNLPARCVVIRDTKYHDPLEGETDISPLDVLQMLGRAGRPEYDDVGYGWVVCDRADADRYRKLLREGKEIESRLAADLESHLNAEIAMGTIRGLEDVMAWLETTFYYVRAQSQPEQYDFSTLRDRVRDTLESLVDDGFVAADDDLAIEPTALGRLASKYYLRLDTARRFRRLADRETLTVDSVLETVASAGEFDSVSARSAESDAIDRILDGRDTDLEDGHRKVFAILLAGMADSIPGDLRSDAWVIRQNALRLLAALAEFLDRFAGPRAANLARRVEARVEHGVSREAVALTAIEGVGSGRAERLADAGLTSPADVVDAGATELEHAGMSDSVAERIVDAARDCPRIDVDWGDFPETIAVGENEMCEVAVAAVSGSARAGIRVTVNDVEMTATTTYLDGETTVPVGVFGPPDADELEFTVEVVFPDLPLLPVTATRTVRVE; this is encoded by the coding sequence GTGAAGGTCGCGGACGCGGTGCCGGAGTTCGCCGACGCCTTCGGGTTCGACGAGTTCAACCGGATGCAACGGGAGGCGCTGCCGGGCGTCTTAGAGACCGACCACAACGTGGTCGCGTCGGCGCCGACGGCCTCCGGCAAGACGGCGCTGGCCGAACTCGCCATCTGTAAGACGCTCGCGGCGGGCGGCACCGCGCTGTTTATCGCCCCGCTGCGCGCGCTCACGAACGAGAAGGAGAGCGAGTGGGAGCGCTTCGAGGAGCTCGGCTACTCCGTGTACGTCGTCTCCGGCGAACGCGACCTGAACCCGCGCCGCGCGGAGCGCGCGGACGTGCTGGTGACGACCCCCGAGAAGGCCGACAGCGCGACGCGGAAACACGATTCCGCGCGCTATTCGTTTATCACCGACGTGGACTGCGTCGTCATCGACGAGGTCCACCTGCTCGACTCCGAGAAGCGCGGCGCGGTGCTGGAGGTGACAGTCTCGCGGCTCAGACGACTTCAGGACCCCCGCGTCGTCGCGCTCTCGGCCACGATGCCGAACGTCGACGACGTGGCGGAGTGGCTGGACGCGCCCGCGGAGACGACCTACGCCTTCGGGGACGAGTACCGCCCGGTCGAGTTAGAGACCGGCGTGAAGACGTACTCGCACGGGTCGAACGCGTTCGCGGACAAGTACCGGCGGCTCTACCGCGCGCTCGACTTGGCCGAGCCGCACGTCCGCGAGGACGGGCAGGCCTTGGTGTTCGTCTCCTCGCGGCAGGACACGGTCCAGGCGGCCAAGAAGGCGCGCGACGAGATAACCGAGCGCGACATCCCGATCGACTCCCGGGACGACTACGGCTTCCACAACGAGGCGAAGGAGCTGACCAACGACACGCTCCGCCAGTCGGTCACCGACGGCGTCGGCTTCCACCACGCCGGGCTGGGGAAGGACGACCGCGACCGCGTCGAGGAGTGGTTCAAGCAGGGGAAGATCAAGTTCCTCTTCTCGACCTCCACGCTCGCGTGGGGGGTGAACCTCCCGGCGCGCTGCGTCGTCATCCGCGACACGAAGTACCACGACCCGCTGGAGGGGGAGACGGACATCTCGCCGCTGGACGTGCTCCAGATGCTCGGGCGCGCCGGTCGACCCGAGTACGACGACGTGGGGTACGGCTGGGTGGTCTGCGACCGCGCGGACGCCGACAGGTACCGCAAACTGCTGCGCGAGGGCAAAGAGATCGAGTCGCGGCTCGCCGCCGACCTCGAGTCGCACCTCAACGCCGAGATAGCGATGGGGACGATCCGCGGGCTAGAGGACGTGATGGCGTGGTTGGAGACCACCTTCTACTACGTCCGGGCGCAGTCCCAGCCGGAGCAGTACGACTTCTCGACGCTCCGCGACCGCGTGCGCGACACGCTCGAATCGCTCGTCGACGACGGGTTCGTCGCGGCCGACGACGACCTCGCCATCGAGCCGACCGCCCTCGGCCGGCTCGCCTCGAAGTACTACCTCCGTCTGGACACCGCGCGCCGCTTCCGACGCCTCGCGGACCGCGAGACGCTGACGGTCGATTCGGTGTTAGAGACCGTCGCCTCCGCCGGCGAGTTCGACTCGGTCTCGGCGCGGTCGGCCGAGTCGGACGCGATCGACCGGATCCTCGACGGGCGCGACACCGACCTCGAAGACGGCCACCGCAAGGTGTTCGCCATCCTGCTCGCGGGGATGGCCGACTCGATACCCGGCGACCTGCGCTCGGACGCGTGGGTGATCCGCCAGAACGCGCTGCGCCTGCTCGCCGCGCTCGCGGAGTTCCTCGACCGCTTCGCCGGCCCGCGCGCCGCCAACCTCGCCCGCCGCGTCGAGGCGCGCGTCGAGCACGGCGTCTCCCGCGAGGCGGTCGCGCTCACGGCGATCGAGGGGGTCGGCTCCGGCCGCGCCGAGCGCCTCGCGGACGCCGGCCTCACCTCGCCCGCCGACGTGGTCGACGCCGGCGCGACGGAACTCGAACACGCCGGCATGAGCGACTCCGTCGCGGAGCGGATCGTCGACGCCGCCCGCGACTGCCCCCGGATCGACGTCGACTGGGGTGACTTCCCCGAGACCATCGCGGTCGGGGAAAACGAGATGTGCGAGGTCGCCGTAGCCGCCGTCTCCGGGAGCGCCCGCGCGGGGATCCGGGTCACCGTCAACGACGTGGAGATGACCGCGACGACGACGTACCTCGACGGGGAGACGACGGTCCCGGTCGGCGTGTTCGGTCCGCCCGACGCCGACGAACTGGAGTTCACCGTCGAGGTCGTCTTCCCGGACCTCCCGCTGCTGCCCGTTACGGCGACGCGGACGGTTCGGGTGGAGTAA